TAGATTCCACTTCTTCATTTGTTGTTGCAAGAATTGCCCTGTCTTGAAAAAATTTGGGATCAACAATATTTTCACTAAGTGAAGGATATGTTGAATTGATAATTGATTCGACCGGGTTGGAGTCTGTTTTTAGTAAAACGTCATCCGGAAAATCAACATCAGCTTCACCGTCATTTGGATCATTAATCTTACCCTCACCAATTTTTAATACCCAATCTGCAAATTCAGCAATCTCTTCCCGATCAATGTTGTTTGTATCACATCTTAGTCGCATGTTTTTAGTCAATTTCAACACTTGACACTTCGACCATAAATATGAAGAATGCAATGATGCATGCACGATTTCAGACCTTGTTCCTCTTTGTATCACAGGTAGTATTTGACGGAAATCACCACCAAAAACAACTACTTTTCCACCAAAAGGCCTTGAACTCTTATCTGATTTAATTATGTCTCTCATGGTGCGATCAAATGCCTCAAAGAAATGCTTATGCATCATAGGTGCTTCGTCCCAAATGATTAATTTAGCACGGTTCAATAGCGCTGCCAAATCACTTTTCGGTTTTATTGAACAATAAGAATCTTCAAGTACATTAATAGGGATCGCAAAACGTGAATGTGCTGTCCTACCCCCACTTAAAAGTAATGCAGCAATTCCACTTGATGCGACATTTATAACTATATCTCCACGTGACCTTATTGCTGCTGCAAGAGTCTTCCAAACAAAAGTTTTACCAGTGCCACCATAACcgtataaaaaaaaattcttgattCATCCTTATCAATCGAATCAACAATTGTATCATATGCTAACTTTTGTTCAGATGTCATCGTCAAAAGATAGGTTTGATGTTCTTCTCTAAGAGTATCCATGTTAAAATCCAGTTCATCTTGAATTAACATGTTGCAAGACGTTTCTATGAACTCATAATCGGGGAATGGCATATTCGGGATGTTTTTTAAAGATGATCCTGATCTGTTTAGTTGTTTCTCGATTCATGCAAGAGCTATGTTGTGCAAGACTTTTTTCATAATCTCTggatctgaagaaaaaaaaatataaataaaaagatagAGATTAATAAGTCTATAATGAAGAATTTATACGTTCAAAAAATGATATATTCCATCATAATTGAAAAACAATTTGGAAAATATTTTAAGTCGGGTATAAAGCCTGTATCTTCCGATGTACCTTGTAAATTTTGATATAtaagaatataaatataatataagtattatataaaaTGTCCAAAAAATAATTAAATCTAGTTACCATTGGATCTAAGGCGTTCAGGGCATTCGTGTTTTAGGTCGTCCGATAGTAAGTCGCATGTTTCTTTCCACACACGTTCCGGGCATGAAATACTATCAGATGTAATTAATGATACAAACAGGTCTCTACATTGTTCACCACAAGCCCATTGATGAACCTCTTTAATGGACGCAATGTACTCTTTATCATCAGCTAATAGTCCAATAGCATAGCATGCGTCCTTATAACTATCGTATAAAATGCCATTGACAGTGCGTATCTCCTCAAAGCATGTTGGTCCTTTAACTTTATTAAGCAAAATACGAAGATAGTAAGTCTCACCGGATTTTAGAGGAACGAAATGAATTCGACCGGCAGTTCTTTGACGTGTTCTTACAGTCCACTTCCTTTTTGTTGCGTTCCATACATAATGACGTGGGAATTCAATGTAAGTGTACTGTCTTGCTTCGTGATGTTCACTGTTATAGTTCATCCATTCTAAGAATTGTGAAGCTCCAACAGATGGCTTTAAAAGTACTGTATCCATGTCATCATGTGAATCGAATAAAATTGGTTCTTGGTTTGGCAAATGGAAAGATAATCGATAGACAGCAGGTTGTCTGTATAGAATCGGGTAATCAAATAATCGCCAAGAAGCCTCACAAGCAGAAATATAACGACAACTAAATTATTCTGCAATCTCATCTCTAGCTTTTGATATTCGCTATGTTGCATCAGCTTCGGTGTTTGGTTGAAAAGATACAGAAATCCTATCAGCTCCCTTGTTTATGTATTTGAACAAATATTTAATAGACCCAATTTGATTACACCACTCAACGTTTATATGAGATTGATATTCTTTGAGTAGTGTCTTGTTGTAACCAACAACGTTTCTGCATATTAATGATAAATTATTATTACATTAATCAATGTAATAAATCATATTAAACTTTCAAtgatgtatgattaacttgattaCCTGTTGTCAAGTTTGGTTCCAGATTTCATTATAAAATTCCCATCATCACGACGTCTATATACTGGAAAGCCTTCACTGTCAAATCGTGTTTCGTTTGTGAAGTCTTTAGGGAAATGCTTTGAACATATACCTTTTTTCATACAGGCACATGTTGGGTGATCTGGTCCGCAGGGTCCGTGAATCATAAACTCAGAGACAAGCTCATATAATTCTGGGTCTTCATCTTTATTAGGAATTTTTGCACATATTACATTGTCAATGTCTTATGGATTTGGCATGCTTTGGGTTTTATCCATGAATATGCAAATGTGAGCATGAGGAAGTCCTCTCTTCTGAAATTCAACAACATACAACACTGCAAAAAGAAAAATCAAATGtgatacaattatttaatattttatttaatatctTGAAACATTGAGTAAAAGTGGTGAAAGCATCCTATTTAATTTTCAATTACCTCCAATAAGACCACCAAATAGTTTTTCATCTTTAAGCTGACAGATCAAAGCAtctaacttaattttaaaaacacgAGTATTTATGTCAGGTCTGTCTTCGGGTTTGAGATTCTGAGTTTCTAGAAACTGGAGTATTTCAGGCCAATTTGGATTGTAAGTGAAGGTTATAAACAAATCTGGATATCCGTATGCTCTTACGATGGCCATTGCGTCCATGTAATTTTCTCGCATGTACCTTGCATCACCAGTAAATGAAGATGGTAGTATTATTCTGGTGCCCATAAGAGATACATCATAATTTCCAGATTCTTGAGCTTCGTATAAAGTTGCTGCCTGAGCAATTCGGAATGCTTTTTGATTATTCCTAATGTAATTGAGCCTTGTGTTTTCAACCATTGTGTATGCATCAACAATAAACTGTTGTAATAAGGATCGTGACATCAAGATCAATGATGTTTCACCAACTCTGACCTGTAATCGGTATGCAAAAAACTCACGTAATGTGAGTTTGATGTGTCCAGACTTATCTTCTATTTCTACACCTTGATGCAAAATATCTGTCCTATAACCATCTTCTGCATAGGGAAATAATAACGGATACTGAAGTGCAAGATAAGAAGGATGTAGTTCAAAAATTCGATGCAATTTTTTTTCTCGAGTTTCCAAAAGAATATCTCTTTTATCGGTAGTACCATCGAGATCCCCTATTATTAGTGCTGCTACTTCGTTACACGTTGGTAAGTTATTACTGCATCCATCAGTAGTTCTGCTGCCAATTAATTTCAAACGTATGGGTTCAACTAAGTTCATGTCAAACCTATCCCTGGCCATGCGAAACTGTTTAACCAATGGGTTAATTTCATCCAATAAACCTTTTATTTCAAAAACTATTGATGGATCAAGAGTTGATGTAGTTGTCGTCGTTTTTGATCCCTTATTCGCGTGTTTTGAATTGCTTATATATAAAATTTTGATTTTAATATAGGTTGAAATTAATTTTTAAAGTTTAAActttaataattagaaatatatacCTGTATGCATTGatttgattctctacttcattatTGGTTGAGTAGATGTATAACTGACAAAAACGTGGTTGCTGACCATCTTCAGGTAATAAACTTCCAGCCAAATGATAATTTTGACCACACATTCTGTAGACATAAGGTGCTCGTTCGGTATTGATTGAATGGTCTAATTTACCACCAATGGACGTGAAACTGTACATCATATTATACCGTCTGATATTTTCAACAAAATTTTTACTCCTTGGTGTGTTTGTGGTAAAAAGTTCCATTAGTAAGTTTGGTGGATGTACCAATCCTGGTAACTCCACCTTACCGCCTAAACAGCAAAGTGAGTATGACTTTTTGGGTAAAGATCTATTTCCACGCATTGCTTCTGATTTCCATAGCCTGGCTTTACACGAGCTACAGATATATACCGGATCACCAATGTCTCGATAATCTGTTTGAGTTATATAGAACATAAATATAAACATTTCTTTATAAAGTTGTATAATTAGTAAAATAGGAGTTTTAAACACGTGACTTAATTGTATTAATATGGTTATACCTTTAGAAATTGGAGACCTTAATGTAAGTTCTGAGTGACTGCCGTAGGAACTATTAAGATTTTCACTATTCATTCCAAGTGGAATCATTTGAGAATCTGAGAAATTGTTATTAGGTCTTCTTCCTCTGCGATTTCCTGTGATATATAAACAATAGTGCTAATATGTTATATCTCATTTATGTAAATAAATCTATCTTTTCTAAAATTAGTGTAATTAGTAGTATGGAACTGATTCTGTATTATTAAAATCAACCTTTGGAATTTTTAACATTTTCTAAGGACAGATTGGATTGCACAGGTTGTTTCCTTTGTCTTGATATGGTTCTGCTTCCTTGAGAAATCGCTGCAGCAATTAAATTAATGTTGTAATCAATTATTTTATTAATACGCATTGTTATGCGATTTAAATACCAATGCCAACTGACAAATACATCATAAATTATTATTTAGGGAGAAAACTATGGATACCTTCAGAATTAGATGAGGAACCAACTTCTAGAGTAACACTCTTTTGAGCATTGTTTGATGTAACTGTTTTTTTAGGTCTGCCTAGAGGGTGCTTTGTTATGTTAATTATTGTATCTGCTGAACAAAACAGTGTTGTAGATCTTAGTAGAAGATATTAGTTAAAATATATTCAGTATAACTATATGTAGATTTCAAAAAACGAAAATAAACCTAATCATTTATTGGTATGCTGTATAAATGTTACCGGATTTGTCTTCAAGCATACCTTGTACAGAATCTGTTTGTGTAGTGGATGATGCAGTATTGAAGGGTGACTTATAAGGCATAACATTTTCTTTTGCGCAAGTCCGAGCTATAAAATAAgtaatatttttagatttttaaattttagTAAACCGAATGATACAATTGTGTATAATAATAGCATGATAGACTAATCGTTACTTACTTATATATGAAATGCTTGAACTTTTGTTATGAATATCTTCCAGTCTTTTACAGGTGTTATGTTGAATGTCAGCTTGGTCCACTTGTGCAGTATTGTATGAAGATATTCCTCTTGGCGTCGTTGTGAAGTTAACTTGTTGTCCAGAATTTGTAAACGTCCCAGAACCtattatattttgtattaaacGATCATGTTGATAAAGTAAGTAATATAACATATCAACATCATTGATTAATACGTAAAAGATTTAGATATTTCAACGTATTGATTAAGCCTGAACAATCGATGTTTTCTGAATCGATATCCAAGTCGAAAGGCACAACATCATTATGTTGAAGTATGTATCTTGGAGGACGTCCAACAGATTTTCCTCTTTTGCCAGTTCGTTGATTATCTCCAATTGATGTTGATGAAGAGTTGTTTCGTTGAACTGTTGTTATTAACAGCCAAAATTTGTTTAAATAAATTTTACATATTATAATTGATCACTTAAAATTCATTGTAGCAAACAATCGTTGAAAAAGACTCACCATTAGTGATATTTGATAAAGGTGAACGGTTAGTAATCATGTTCATAGAATGTGTGCTTGGAGATTGTTGTATGTTGCTGGCAAGTGGTGTACCTGGGATTACATTGATAAAAACAGTCAATCTAATAATATTTAAAAGGCTAAATGAACATGTTATTttattctattttctatatttttcaaTATAGAAAACATATAAACAATGGGTACAATAGACTGTTAAAGTGTAATTAACGGTTAGTGATATCTGAAAGTGGTGAACTGATGCTTCCACATAAATTCCTTTGTTTCTTTCCTATGCTTAGTTGATTATTGATCTCTACCGATGATCCTGTTATTATCAAataatagtaattatcattattcgtAAAATGGATAATGTAAAATAAAAACAGACAAATAATAATACAAAACCAACACTTTAATTTACAAAACAAAGAAAATATGTGCTTGGATTTTAAAGCAAGGATCATTTCAATAACAGTTAACAGAATATGTTTACATACTTTTAAAATTGTCGTTTGATATACGTACTATAATAAGATATTGTTTGTAAACTACTGGTAATGTAGTTCATAGTCAAAATCAATTAGACTTATCAgtatcaacaatcagtatttcacTATTGAATATAAAAAGAATGTGAAGATGAACCAGTATTGTGGAAATTAAATTAGTTAAGCATATAACAATTACCTAAAGTATACGACTCTGTATTCATCTCAGTTGGATTTAATTTGATCTTCCTTTTCCTAACTGGTGTATGTTCCTCACAATTTGATGTGTCCATTGAATTCCGAATCAAAGTGATGTGTGCAGGGTGTGACTGACTATCTCAATCGATAGAATTTATGTTGAAGTGTAATAGCATATGGGTAGATATGTTCTTCAATCTGCGAtggattagggtttatattaaggaTATAAGGCGGGGAagcttttgaacataatttgagaCGTCGCTTTCTATTTTTTCGATTATtaatgaaataatgataataataataataataataataataataataataataataataataataataataataataataataataataataataataataataataatacattcaatGTTTTTTAATGTTTAATATATGAGTAATATCGTTTTTAATGAATTTAATTAAATCATTTATTGAAAAGATTTGCCAGAAAATATGTTAAACGAATGAATCAAACTAAAAAATCTTATATTTGGTAACCTTATAATTAATTAGTAAGAAAAATCGGGACTAATTTTAGCATAATCCAAATATAAGATGTTACGTTAAGGTTAACAAATTTATAATGTAAAATATCTAGTGAATAAATAGTATGGGTTTAGTTACTATATATGGAAAAATTTTGATTTATTTTATATTCAATGACAATTTTGGTATGTATCAATATATTGTTTATTGTTTATACAATTTAATCAAAAAAAATTATTGCACATTCATAGGGAATAAAGAAACGAACACACATTTATTATACGATATGAATATAACAATAGTAACGAACAACATATGCAAATACAACTTTCACTAACACAAAACATAACGTAAAAAAGGAAAGTAAATACTTATTCATATTAAATGTTGTAAACCCCAAATTTATAATTCTCAATGTCTCAATAATATATTCCCTACTTTTTGTAAACATGTAGTAGATAAAACGCACGATCAGCAACTATGTAGCTGAATAAACATACATCACCATGCTTTAGTGCTTTCTGTTCGCGAAAAATAGGAAATCCGGTAGGCACGACCAAGTTAGGTTTTTTCTTATCCTTCTCTTCTATAAGACGCCATTTCCATTTAGATCCTAGATTATCATAGCAAAAAACTGTACTACCACTTTGGAGGCCAGGAAGTCCAATCAACTCCTTTGGAAGACGCTGATTAATAAGAATTAATATGACTTAACTTTGCTACACGTGAACAAAATTTAATTAAGCAGAATTAAATAGTTAGATCACGTACCTGAAGTTTACCGCTAAGCACCTCAATGTTAACAACATGGTAGTATAGTTGAGGTTCTAGTAGAACACTACGTGGAAGTTGATTTAGAGCAAACTCGTTTTCCTCCATCTTGTATTAACAACATGGTATTATATCTTGCTTTTTTTAGGTATATTGGGTTGACTTGTTTTTTATGGTAATTATATGTTGATATCGTATGAGGAATTATAAGGTCAATGTATAATCTCGTGGTTTAATTTTATAATGCAAATAAATGAATCAATCATCTACAAAAATATAACATCCAGTGATCATATAATACTCGAATTTAGAAAATCATCTACGAAATCATAATTGGTGGTAATATAAAACTGCCAACTAAGTGATTTTAGATCACTCTAATAGTAACATTAGAGTGAATGATGCATGAAGTAGTCAAAAGAAATCAACATTCAATATCATTCATAGCAAAATAGAATAAGGAGTGACATAGATATTTGTTAACAATAAAACATGTTCAAACAAACTGACACATATATCCACAATATCGATTACTGCAATCGAATAAATACGACATATTTAAGATCGTAGCAATCTGCGCTTATATTGAATATTGCAGAATGAAAGCTTTTACATGCCTAGTTAGAATCACCATTTATTGGGTGAGTGTGATCTTCAAGCATCACAAAAGTACGATCTGAAGACTGGAACGCAATGAGACAACGTTCACCACCTTTATATCCATTTGATTTCTTAAACTTATACCATCCTGCTGAGACATACAGATTAGgctattttttgttttttttcattTTTAGTCGCCATATGTGATCAACTCTGTTGCAATCCACACACTTGTAAAAGCATTCCTTCTCAATTTCTGGTAACTGAACAAATTCTTGTGGTAGACGCTGATAACAAacacaataataattataaaccaGTGCAAATTCTTTTTTGAATAATTCTTGATGTATATTTTTACATTGATTCACAAACCTAATTGTTAACATGTGATTTAACTTGTTGTCTAAATTTAAATTCACGTGTTATGGTATTGTATGTATAATAAATGAATTTATAGATGAAGGAATATTACCCAAACATTTCCTCGTGGGATATTGAAGAAGACAATTGTGTATGATTCCGCGGGACTCAAAGGAATGGATGAATCACTTGCAGTACTGATATTATCTAAGTCAAATTTACTGGTTTCATAACAATCAGAACTATTATCAGATTGataagaattgtttttcatgatagTATGCTTTTCATTACTTTTTAGGAGTCCTGATTTTGATTTGGAAGAAGAATCTTTTTTCAAAATTGTAGATTGTGATACTTCTGC
The window above is part of the Rutidosis leptorrhynchoides isolate AG116_Rl617_1_P2 chromosome 1, CSIRO_AGI_Rlap_v1, whole genome shotgun sequence genome. Proteins encoded here:
- the LOC139899454 gene encoding uncharacterized protein — encoded protein: MDTVLLKPSVGASQFLEWMNYNSEHHEARQYTYIEFPRHYVWNATKRKWTVRTRQRTAGRIHFVPLKSGETYYLRILLNKVKGPTCFEEIRTVNGILYDSYKDACYAIGLLADDKEYIASIKEVHQWACGEQCRDLFVSLITSDSISCPERVWKETCDLLSDDLKHECPERLRSNAAIRSRGDIVINVASSGIAALLLSGGRTAHSRFAIPINVLEDSYCSIKPKSDLAALLNRAKLIIWDEAPMMHKHFFEAFDRTMRDIIKSDKSSRPFGGKVVVFGGDFRQILPVIQRGTRSEIVHASLHSSYLWSKCQVLKLTKNMRLRCDTNNIDREEIAEFADWVLKIGEGKINDPNDGEADVDFPDDVLLKTDSNPVESIINSTYPSLSENIVDPKFFQDRAILATTNEEVESINEHILSSLSGEERIYYSSDSLSPDEDDDIFAQQLYSPETLNGLKVPGVPNHKLALKVGVPIMLLRNIDQSKGLCNGTRLQVERLAEHTIEARIITGHSFGNLTYIARMVVEPSDKKIAVKFRRRQFPVSVCFSMTINKSQGQSLANVGLFLRKPVFTHGQLYVAVSRVTTKKGLKVVILDNDGKDSKITKNAMYSFMFYQVSNSPSDPRQFDRYTFSL